Part of the Paenibacillus terrae HPL-003 genome is shown below.
TGGCTCAAATGCTCTGCAATATCACGTGTGCCTGCATGACAGGCGGTAACAGTGGCATTTTCTCTTTGCAGCATGTGAAAAAGGGGGAGTCCCACCGTCTGCCCTATGCCGACAAGGGTGACATTTTTGCCTGCCAATGTGTGACCGTAATGCTTGAGCAGCTCAATACAGGCTTGAGGTGTAGCGGGATACAACCCGGCTTCACCTGTAACGGTAGCCAACTTGTTGCCTGGGGTAATTCCATCAATATCCTTGTTCGGGGCGATGGATTGTTTAATGGCGGAGGCAGATAGATGCTGGGGAAGAGGCAATTCCAGCATAATACCATGTACATGAGAGGCTTCGTTCAGGCTGCCGATCAGGTGAAGGAGTTCAGCTTCGCTTACATGGCGGTCAAAGGTATGGAGATGGAAGGAGATTCCCAGCTTCTCCGCTATTTTTTGCTTGGTCCGGGCGTAGTAGGCAGAGGCTGGATCACCTTCTACCAACAGTGTTGCCAAATGTGGGCGATGTCCTTGCTGTTTCATTTGTTCTACTTTGGTACGGATCGTTGCATACACTTGCTCAGCTGCTTCTTTGGATTTCATAATGATAGCCATAGTCCGAACCTCCTCTGAATTTATCGCATGATGGAATCAACAGGGTGTCATGGTCTTATAAAACGAAAAAAAGTATTTGCACAAGGTCGTCACGACAGACGAATCCTCTGCAAATACTTCTCCCAGGCGAACGGCACGCTTTCATTGTATGCTCCCTCGTGGTTGATTCCACTGACTTCGCCAGTCACATACAGCGTTATGTACCTTATATTTTAACAAATAATCTTCCGAAAAGAAACCCGTGAACATTTGGCAAAGAGGTCATGTTATTTGCCTATATGACAAATGTCATATTCCTGAACTGACGTTTATGACTACATCGAATACGGGTATCCCCTTATACTGAGGTTAGATCAATATGTACGCCTGACGAGATCAAGGTACGGGCGTCATTTTAAAGGAGGATCAACATTAAGTATGACACAACTCCCATTAGCCCAATTGAAAAAAAATATGGCTCCCTACGAGAAAATAAACACGAAATCCAGCGTTCTCCAACTCATTAACACCTTGGGTCCACTGATCCTGCTATGGTATGCCGCCTATCTCAGTCTGTCGGTATCGTATTGGCTGACCCTTCCGATTACTATTATTGCATCAGGGTTTGTCGTACGGACGTTTATCATTTTTCATGATTGCGGTCATCAATCGTTCTTCAAAAGCCGCAGGCTGAATGACATTGTGGGCACGATTACAGGTGTTATTACACTTTGTCCGTATCACCAATGGAAAAATAGCCACGCGATTCACCATGCGACCAGCAGTAATCTGGACAAACGAGGCACAGGTGATATGTGGGTGCTTACGGTGGAAGAGTATGCAGAAGCTTCTGTACGAACACGACTGGCTTATCGGATATACCGGAATCCATGGGTTATGTTCGTACTCGGTCCGATCTACACTTTTTTGATTTCCTATCGCTTTAATACAAAAACGGCGAAACGTAAAGAAAGAATAAATACGCATGTAACGAATATATCTCTAGTTGTATTGTACGCACTGTTGTGCTGGGCCATCGGTTGGCAAGCTTTTGTTTTGGTACAGGCACCTATCTTTTTTGTATCGGGTGCGCTCGGTATCTGGTTGTTCTATGTACAGCATCAGTTTGAGGATTCGTATTTTGAGCATGATGAAGAATGGAGCTATATTAACGCAGCCGTAGAAGGCAGCTCTTACTATAAGCTTCCGAAGGTATTGCAATGGATTACAGGCAATATCGGCTTCCATCACGTTCATCACTTGAGCCCAAAGGTACCTAATTACAATTTGGAGAAGGCGCATGAAGCGACACCGTTGCTGCAAAAAGCGACCACCATTACAGTGAGTAGCAGTCTGCAATCTCTGAAATTCCGTCTTTGGGACGAAAGCACGAAAACCTTTTTGACCTTTAAACAGGTGAAGCCGTTGCTCAGCAAACGTGTTGCCGTTACGAAACCTGTCCCTACACCTGTTGTGAGCACGGAAAGAAAATAACTTTGTACGAAACACGGTATGATAAGATAAGGAATATAAGCTGAATTAGTGAAATGATAAAGGGAGGGCAGGATGCAAAAATGGTATCAGATTTTTCAAAGAAATACGGGACTTAACCCTTATGTATGGGTCGTCTTTTATATCCTGCCCTTCTATTATTTTAGCTCCTCATCTACAAGCCATATTGTGTTGGGTACCATCTTTATTTTAGTGTTTTTTGCTTGTTATGTAATGGCTTTCGTCTCTCAAGGTTGGCTGATCTACTTCTGGACCAGTGTGCAGATTGCAATATCCATTACCATGACGTTGTTATTCAGCTATATGTATTTCTCGATATTTATCGCTTTTTTGATTGGTAATATCAAAAGCAAGGCCGCATTTACTACACTATATATTGTTCTGATTGTTTGTACCATTGGATTGATCAATTATGGTTTTGTCTCTGAGAATCCCGTTTTTATTAAGCAGATTCCCTTTATTTTGCTCAATCTGATTGGTGTGATTCTTCTTCCGATCACCAATTTTAATCGTAACAAAAGTGATCGTCTGCAAGTGCAATTGGAGGATGCCAATAAGAAAATATCGGAATTGATTAAGCTGGAAGAGCGGCAAAGAATTGCGCGCGACCTGCATGATACCCTCGGTCAGAAGCTGTCACTCATCGGACTAAAAAGTGATTTGGCTGGCAAGCTGATGGACCAGTATCCGGAACGGGCTCATGCTGAAATTAACGATGTCCGTCTTACGGCGAGAAGTGCGTTAAAAGAAGTGCGAGAAATGGTCACTCAGATGCGAGGTATGCGATTAGAGGATGAATTACTGCGTATTCGGCAGATTTTAAAGGCCGCTCACATTGAATTTACCTTGGAGGGCGATCCGAAGCTGGACCATACGTCTTTAATGAACGAGAATGTGCTCAGTATGTGCATGAAAGAGGCGGTGACCAATGTGGTTAAGCACAGTGGCGCTACAGCTTGCTCCATTGCTATTGAGCCGTCTCGTAAGGAATTGACCCTTCGGATTCAGGACAATGGAGTCGGCATGGCGGGAGAAAATGCAGCCTTTCGGGGGAATGGCCTGCAAGGGATGAAGGAAAGGCTCGAATTTGTGAACGGGTGTATGGAGCTGCGTTCAGATCAAGGGACGGCCCTGATCATTAAAGTGCCGAATATTACTGAAAAGCCAAATGAGGAGGTGGGGCCATGATTCGAATCGTCATTGCGGAAGACCAGCGTATGCTGCTGGGTGCTTTGGCCTCCCTGCTGGACTTGGAAGAGGACATGAAAGTAGTCGGAAAAGCAAGCAACGGGGAAGAGGCTTTGGAGCTGGTCAAGCTGCATCAGCCGGATATATGCATCATGGATATCGAAATGCCAATCAAGAGCGGATTGGATGCGGCTGAGGAACTTAAAGGCATGAATTGCAAGGTGCTGATTCTGACCACATTTGCCCGTCCCGGATATTTTGAACGAGCCATCAAGGCAGGCACGCACGGTTATCTCCTCAAGGACAGTCCCAGTGAAGAACTGGCTTCCTCGATTCGAAGTATTATGGCAGGCCGCCGCATTTATGCTCCGGAGCTGGTCGATGATGCTTATGCGGAAGTTAACCCGCTGACCGAGCGTGAGAAAACCGTCTTGGCGCTCATTGCTGATGGGAAGAATACCAAAGAGATTGCCGGTGAGCTGTATCTAACGACAGGAACGGTGCGCAATTACATTTCAGTCATTCTGGATAAGCTGGGTGTCAGCAATCGGATTGAGGCAATTACACGTTTTAATGAAAAAGGCTGGTTTAAATAAGCGTAAGGCAGAAATGTTCAAGGAGAAACAGGGGAGCTATGAAAAAAAGACATAGCGTCTCTGTTTTGTTGTTTTATCGGAGGATACATAAGAGAAAGTTAACGGAAAATACGGATTCAGGAAGGTAAGATTTGATATCCTTTAGCCTACTTCCTTGTGATACAATAGGATAGCTGTCCATGGGATGGACCGAAGTACAAGGAGGAACGGAACCGCATGAAACAAGCCCCATTTATAGCCGTTGAAGGGCCGATCGGAGCAGGAAAAACGACGTTGGCTTCCATGCTTTCAACGGAGCTGCATATGCCGATTATTAAAGAGATTGTCGAGGAGAACCCGTTTCTCGATAAATTTTATCAAAATATAGATGAGTGGAGCTTCCAACTGGAAATGTTCTTTCTCTGCAATCGGTACAAGCAACTGGAGGATACCGGCCTGCAATATATCGAGAAAGCAAATCCAGTTATTTCCGACTATCATATTTATAAAAATCTGATTTTTGCTGAGCGAACCCTAAAGGGTGTGAAGCTGGAAAAATATCGCCAAATCTATCATCTGCTCACCGACGATATGCCTAAACCGGACATAATCATCTATATTAAAGCCGATTTGGATACGTTGCTGGGCAGAATTCGCAAACGGGCGCGCTCCTTCGAACAGGAGATGGACCCAGCATATCTGGAGCAGCTCATCATCGATTATGATAAAGGCATACAATTTCTTTCCGAACAGGCTCCTTTTCCTAAGATATTGACCGTTAACGGGAATGAGATTGATTTTGTAGAAAACCGAGCACAATTCGAACAAATTGTTTCCGATGTAAAGGAGCTTATTCAATGAATAAATACAACATTCCCGCGAATGCCCTGATTACGGTAGCGGGCACGGTAGGTGTGGGTAAATCCACACTAACGGCTGCTTTGGCTGAACGCCTGGGTTTTAAAACCTCACTGGAGAAGGTAGATCATAATCCATATCTGGAGAAGTTTTATCACGACTTCGAAAGATGGAGCTTTCATCTGCAAATTTATTTTCTGGCCGAGCGCTTCAAGGAGCAAAAAAACATTTTCTTATCCGGTGGAGGATTTGTACAGGACCGTTCGATTTATGAGGACACAGGAATTTTTGCCAAAATGCATGCCGATCAGGGGACGATGAACCCTACGGATTATGAAACGTATACCAGTCTGTTTGAGGCTATGGTGATGACACCGTTTTTCCCCCACCCGGATGTGCTGGTCTACCTGGAAGGCAGCTTGCCATCCATACTGAGCCGGATTGAGGAACGCGGTCGCGAGATGGAAATCCAGACAGAGCGATCTTATTGGGAGCAGATGTATCGCAGATATTCCGATTGGATCAACGAGTTCGAGGCCTGTCCTGTGCTGCGTCTGAACATTGATGAATATGACGTGCATGATCCCGCTTCTATGGATGCCATTTTGGTAGAGGTAGGCAAGGTTATCTCCAAAAAATAAAGATTGTTGACCGTCCGCGAGGACGGTTTTTTTGTGTTATACATTTATAAAAATCTTGCACATATGTGCAGGTAAGCTTACTGAAAATGATCCATCAGGAATATGGACTGGCGGTCATGAAGCTGGTACATTTTGATTGATGAATACAGGAACGTATGTTCACTATTATGTTTTCTTATTCATTGTCGTGGTATAATATGAGCAGATGGAGCTGATTCTATTGGTAGAAATGCTGGACCCCCGCAACGATTTTTTGTTTAAGCGCATTTTCGGAAGCGAGGAAAACCGTGATGTGCTGTTAACTTTTCTAAATCGTACCTTTGAGGAAGCGGGGAAACCTCCATTGACGGAAATTGTACTTTTGAATCCTTATACGGATAAAGACGCACCGCGTGATAAGCAGTCTATTTTGGATATTCGGGCCAGAACGTCGGAAGGTCAGCTTATTAATGTGGAGATGCAGCTTTTTAATAAATATGACATGGATAAACGAACCTTGTTTTATTGGAGTAAACAGTATGCAGGACAATTGTATGAAGGGCAATCTTATAAGCTGTTGAGGAAGTGTGTAACGATCAACATTTTGAATTACTCTTTCCTGCCGAACAGCCGCTATCATAATGTGTTTCATTTGACGGAGGACCGTACGGGCATCCCGTTTAGTGATGATATGGAGTTGCATTTTTTGGAACTGCCCAAACTGGATGAGCACGAGATCCCGGCTGATAGTGGTGGCTTGGTCAACTGGCTTTTGTTTCTAAAGGGAAGTAATCCATCTCAATGGGAGGTATTAGCCATGAATGAACCTGGTTTGAAAAAGGCGATGACTACGCTGGAGTTTCTAAGTCAGGATAAAGAGGCGCGTTTACAGTATGAAGCTCGACAGAAGTATCTGCATGATGAGGCTTCCATGATTGAAGGCGCGAGGGAAGAAGGTTTGAAGCTAGGTAAGGCCGAGGGAAAGGCTGAAGGTAAGGCAGAAGGTAAAGCAGAAGGTAAAGTTGAAGGAGAGCGTCAAAAGGCAATTGAAATTGCACGAAATATGCTGAATATGGGGCTTGAAATCGAGGTAATTGCAAAAGCATCTGGCTTATCCGAATCAGAGGTCCGTGCATTGAAGGTATAAAACCAGCAAAAACATACGAAGACTGTGGTACAATCAGAGATGAACTTGGCTGATGACCGCAGTCTTTTTTTGTCGAATGGAGGATCTATAAGGACGAAGTATGCTTAACCGTATAGTGGACAAGCTTAGGCTAGAATGCGAGAATAGTTACATATATTAAATGTAAATTACTCACGGGGAAGGATGGGATACTGTGATACGTTTTGGTATTGTTGGAACCAACTGGATAACGGAGAGATTTATTCAAGCCGCGGTAGAGACGGACGAATTTGCCCTGACGGCGGTGTACTCACGAACAGAGGATAAAGGCAAAGTTTTTGCCGCCAAGTACAACAGCCATCCGGAGGTATTTACAGACTTGGCGCAAATGGCTGCAAGTGATCAGGTGGATGCCGTATACATTGCCAGTCCCAATTCATTGCATGCGGAGCAAGCGATTGTGTGTATGAATCACG
Proteins encoded:
- a CDS encoding deoxynucleoside kinase; amino-acid sequence: MNKYNIPANALITVAGTVGVGKSTLTAALAERLGFKTSLEKVDHNPYLEKFYHDFERWSFHLQIYFLAERFKEQKNIFLSGGGFVQDRSIYEDTGIFAKMHADQGTMNPTDYETYTSLFEAMVMTPFFPHPDVLVYLEGSLPSILSRIEERGREMEIQTERSYWEQMYRRYSDWINEFEACPVLRLNIDEYDVHDPASMDAILVEVGKVISKK
- a CDS encoding bifunctional 5,10-methylenetetrahydrofolate dehydrogenase/5,10-methenyltetrahydrofolate cyclohydrolase; the encoded protein is MAIIMKSKEAAEQVYATIRTKVEQMKQQGHRPHLATLLVEGDPASAYYARTKQKIAEKLGISFHLHTFDRHVSEAELLHLIGSLNEASHVHGIMLELPLPQHLSASAIKQSIAPNKDIDGITPGNKLATVTGEAGLYPATPQACIELLKHYGHTLAGKNVTLVGIGQTVGLPLFHMLQRENATVTACHAGTRDIAEHLSHADIAFVAVGCPDVITQDMVHPGLILVDAGINETLEGKIVGDAALDVGEKVHAISPVPGGVGTLTTAILYKNLLKAIDLQQYSREVVYS
- a CDS encoding sensor histidine kinase; this translates as MQKWYQIFQRNTGLNPYVWVVFYILPFYYFSSSSTSHIVLGTIFILVFFACYVMAFVSQGWLIYFWTSVQIAISITMTLLFSYMYFSIFIAFLIGNIKSKAAFTTLYIVLIVCTIGLINYGFVSENPVFIKQIPFILLNLIGVILLPITNFNRNKSDRLQVQLEDANKKISELIKLEERQRIARDLHDTLGQKLSLIGLKSDLAGKLMDQYPERAHAEINDVRLTARSALKEVREMVTQMRGMRLEDELLRIRQILKAAHIEFTLEGDPKLDHTSLMNENVLSMCMKEAVTNVVKHSGATACSIAIEPSRKELTLRIQDNGVGMAGENAAFRGNGLQGMKERLEFVNGCMELRSDQGTALIIKVPNITEKPNEEVGP
- a CDS encoding Rpn family recombination-promoting nuclease/putative transposase gives rise to the protein MELILLVEMLDPRNDFLFKRIFGSEENRDVLLTFLNRTFEEAGKPPLTEIVLLNPYTDKDAPRDKQSILDIRARTSEGQLINVEMQLFNKYDMDKRTLFYWSKQYAGQLYEGQSYKLLRKCVTINILNYSFLPNSRYHNVFHLTEDRTGIPFSDDMELHFLELPKLDEHEIPADSGGLVNWLLFLKGSNPSQWEVLAMNEPGLKKAMTTLEFLSQDKEARLQYEARQKYLHDEASMIEGAREEGLKLGKAEGKAEGKAEGKAEGKVEGERQKAIEIARNMLNMGLEIEVIAKASGLSESEVRALKV
- a CDS encoding response regulator transcription factor, which gives rise to MIRIVIAEDQRMLLGALASLLDLEEDMKVVGKASNGEEALELVKLHQPDICIMDIEMPIKSGLDAAEELKGMNCKVLILTTFARPGYFERAIKAGTHGYLLKDSPSEELASSIRSIMAGRRIYAPELVDDAYAEVNPLTEREKTVLALIADGKNTKEIAGELYLTTGTVRNYISVILDKLGVSNRIEAITRFNEKGWFK
- a CDS encoding fatty acid desaturase, whose translation is MTQLPLAQLKKNMAPYEKINTKSSVLQLINTLGPLILLWYAAYLSLSVSYWLTLPITIIASGFVVRTFIIFHDCGHQSFFKSRRLNDIVGTITGVITLCPYHQWKNSHAIHHATSSNLDKRGTGDMWVLTVEEYAEASVRTRLAYRIYRNPWVMFVLGPIYTFLISYRFNTKTAKRKERINTHVTNISLVVLYALLCWAIGWQAFVLVQAPIFFVSGALGIWLFYVQHQFEDSYFEHDEEWSYINAAVEGSSYYKLPKVLQWITGNIGFHHVHHLSPKVPNYNLEKAHEATPLLQKATTITVSSSLQSLKFRLWDESTKTFLTFKQVKPLLSKRVAVTKPVPTPVVSTERK
- a CDS encoding deoxynucleoside kinase, producing MKQAPFIAVEGPIGAGKTTLASMLSTELHMPIIKEIVEENPFLDKFYQNIDEWSFQLEMFFLCNRYKQLEDTGLQYIEKANPVISDYHIYKNLIFAERTLKGVKLEKYRQIYHLLTDDMPKPDIIIYIKADLDTLLGRIRKRARSFEQEMDPAYLEQLIIDYDKGIQFLSEQAPFPKILTVNGNEIDFVENRAQFEQIVSDVKELIQ